A window of Cohnella herbarum contains these coding sequences:
- a CDS encoding carbohydrate ABC transporter permease, with product MKLRENNHVVGYLFAAPFILGFLVFIVYPVFSSLYYSFTDYNLLESPNWVGLDNYRTMFTDDEKYMKSISVTLNYVFASVPLRLAFALGVAMLLNKAISGIGLYRSAYYLPSLIGGSVAVSILWSQVFGDQGLVNSALGLIGIDSDTSWIGNPATALWTLIALSVWQFGSSMLIFLAGLKNIPKDYYEAASVDGANKVRQFFKITLPLLSPIILFNLIMQTISAFMTFTPAYIISRGEGGPLDQTLLYSLYLYKRAFVFYEMGYASAMAWVALIVIGIVTLLIFQSSRYWVHYESKGDK from the coding sequence ATGAAACTACGCGAGAATAACCATGTGGTCGGCTACTTGTTCGCCGCTCCATTCATCCTGGGTTTCCTGGTGTTTATCGTTTACCCGGTGTTTTCCTCTCTCTACTATTCTTTCACGGACTACAACCTGTTGGAGTCGCCGAATTGGGTCGGCTTGGACAATTACCGAACGATGTTCACGGACGACGAGAAGTACATGAAGTCGATCTCCGTCACCCTTAACTACGTTTTCGCCAGCGTGCCTTTAAGGCTTGCTTTTGCCCTGGGAGTCGCGATGCTGCTTAACAAAGCGATATCGGGAATCGGACTTTATCGCTCGGCGTACTACCTGCCGTCATTAATCGGCGGAAGCGTCGCGGTATCGATCCTATGGTCGCAAGTGTTCGGCGATCAAGGGTTGGTCAACTCCGCGCTCGGCCTTATCGGGATCGATTCGGATACGTCTTGGATCGGCAATCCGGCCACGGCATTGTGGACGCTGATCGCTTTGTCCGTCTGGCAGTTCGGTTCCTCGATGCTTATCTTCCTTGCCGGATTGAAGAACATCCCGAAGGATTATTACGAAGCCGCCAGCGTCGACGGTGCGAACAAGGTTCGCCAGTTTTTCAAGATTACGCTGCCGTTGCTTAGTCCGATTATCCTGTTTAACTTAATCATGCAGACGATCTCCGCGTTCATGACTTTCACGCCGGCGTACATTATCTCCAGAGGCGAAGGCGGTCCGCTTGATCAGACGCTGTTGTACTCCCTGTACTTGTACAAAAGGGCGTTCGTGTTCTACGAAATGGGTTACGCTTCGGCAATGGCATGGGTAGCCTTGATCGTCATAGGTATCGTCACGTTGCTGATTTTCCAATCCTCCCGCTACTGGGTGCACTACGAATCGAAAGGGGACAAATAA
- a CDS encoding ABC transporter substrate-binding protein, with protein MKKALTGLVSLALVMSMIGCGSNNDKDAASSAPAASSPAASSAEASPSASEGDNKDPVTLRVAWWGGQARHDYTLKVIEMYESLNPHVTIEPEYASFDDHWKKLAPNAAAGNLPDVIQMDISYLSQYGGRGQLEDLTAFTQDGTIDVSSISEASLSGGKIGDQLFAMNLGSNALLAVVDKAMLEKAGGTMPTQDWKWEDFTKLGPIMKAQGKILTQDLRHDVFFPFYLRGQGQHMYAADGSSLGYADDKPFIDFYTMYQTWYDNGNLLSLDKLAQKKGTPEDGELELGNAVSTWGWSNQFILSSSVAKRPFEILPVPGWNDNKALFLKPSMYFSIAKNSKVKEEAAKFISFWVNDIEANKIIMGERGVPVSSKVKEALKPSLTPDQAKVFDYVAWAEQNSSQMDPPNPVGAVEVDKLLKDTAEQILYKKLTVEEGAAKFREEANKILAKNKK; from the coding sequence ATGAAAAAAGCATTAACGGGGTTAGTAAGCCTTGCTTTAGTCATGAGCATGATCGGATGCGGCTCCAATAACGACAAAGACGCGGCCAGCTCCGCTCCGGCGGCATCATCGCCGGCGGCTAGTTCGGCGGAAGCTTCGCCGTCGGCATCGGAAGGCGACAACAAAGATCCGGTTACGTTGCGCGTTGCCTGGTGGGGAGGTCAAGCCCGTCACGATTATACGCTGAAAGTCATCGAGATGTACGAGTCGCTTAACCCGCACGTAACGATCGAGCCCGAATATGCTTCCTTCGACGATCACTGGAAGAAACTCGCCCCGAACGCGGCGGCAGGCAATCTTCCCGACGTTATCCAAATGGATATTTCCTACCTTTCCCAATACGGCGGTCGCGGCCAGTTGGAAGATCTGACGGCTTTCACGCAAGACGGCACGATCGATGTGAGTTCCATCAGCGAAGCATCGTTATCCGGCGGTAAAATCGGCGATCAATTGTTCGCGATGAACCTCGGTTCCAACGCTCTCTTGGCAGTCGTCGATAAGGCGATGCTGGAGAAAGCGGGCGGCACGATGCCGACGCAAGATTGGAAATGGGAAGACTTCACTAAGTTAGGTCCGATCATGAAGGCGCAAGGTAAAATTCTGACGCAAGATCTTCGTCATGACGTATTCTTCCCGTTCTATCTACGAGGCCAAGGTCAACATATGTACGCGGCGGACGGTTCCAGCCTAGGATATGCCGACGACAAACCGTTCATCGACTTCTATACGATGTATCAAACGTGGTACGACAACGGAAATCTGTTGTCCCTCGACAAGCTGGCGCAGAAAAAAGGCACGCCTGAAGACGGCGAACTGGAGCTAGGCAACGCGGTTAGCACGTGGGGTTGGTCGAACCAATTCATCCTTTCGTCCAGCGTGGCGAAACGTCCGTTCGAGATTTTGCCGGTACCGGGCTGGAACGACAACAAAGCGTTGTTCCTGAAACCGAGCATGTACTTCTCGATCGCCAAAAACTCGAAAGTCAAAGAAGAAGCGGCGAAATTCATCAGCTTCTGGGTTAACGATATTGAAGCGAACAAAATCATCATGGGCGAGCGCGGCGTACCGGTTTCTTCCAAAGTGAAGGAAGCTCTGAAACCGAGCCTGACTCCGGATCAAGCGAAAGTATTCGATTACGTCGCATGGGCCGAACAGAACAGCAGCCAAATGGATCCGCCGAATCCGGTAGGGGCCGTCGAAGTCGACAAGCTTCTGAAAGATACGGCAGAGCAAATCCTGTACAAGAAGCTGACCGTTGAAGAAGGCGCGGCCAAGTTCCGCGAAGAAGCGAACAAAATTCTTGCTAAGAACAAAAAATAA
- a CDS encoding glycoside hydrolase family 88/105 protein: protein MPALQFNDNEIIEVIDRVVDRTFRMDFSWDWPGGVAFYGVCEAYAATGKTEYLDRLKAWVDENMEDGLPKLSVNGVSIGHSLLTLYEVTKDERYIETAKEMAEYLTHEAVRFGEGIFQHTVNSETYNFPEQAWVDTMFMAGYFLLRIGKLLNRDDYFADGLRQYHGHENVLQDAKTNLYYHGWDNIAGNHMSGVHWARGNSWAALTMARALDIVPVDLPNFMVIEGSLRDQLSALARLQDESGLWHTILDDPSSPLETSGSAGIAAALLTKGRLYNKYTQRSIDGIIARIQEDGTVTGVSAGTAVMQDAAGYKGVPDKRIQGWGQGLTLAFLSDVLNVRKNPY from the coding sequence ATGCCTGCATTGCAATTTAACGATAACGAAATCATCGAAGTTATCGATCGCGTAGTAGACCGGACGTTCCGGATGGATTTTAGCTGGGATTGGCCCGGCGGCGTAGCCTTTTATGGCGTGTGCGAAGCGTATGCGGCAACGGGGAAAACGGAGTATTTGGATCGGTTAAAAGCTTGGGTAGACGAAAATATGGAGGATGGGCTGCCTAAGCTGTCCGTGAACGGAGTATCAATCGGACATTCGTTGCTAACGCTCTATGAGGTTACGAAGGACGAGCGATATATCGAGACGGCGAAAGAAATGGCGGAGTATTTGACGCATGAAGCCGTCAGGTTCGGGGAGGGTATTTTCCAGCATACGGTCAATTCCGAAACCTACAATTTCCCCGAGCAGGCTTGGGTAGACACGATGTTCATGGCGGGGTACTTCCTGCTTCGGATCGGCAAGCTGTTGAATCGGGACGATTATTTCGCCGACGGATTACGTCAGTATCATGGCCATGAGAACGTTCTTCAGGATGCGAAGACTAACCTCTATTATCATGGTTGGGACAACATTGCGGGAAACCATATGTCGGGAGTTCACTGGGCGCGCGGCAATTCGTGGGCGGCATTAACGATGGCGCGGGCGCTGGATATCGTGCCGGTCGATCTTCCGAATTTCATGGTCATCGAAGGTTCGCTGCGAGATCAATTGAGCGCGTTAGCGCGATTGCAGGATGAATCGGGGTTATGGCACACGATATTGGATGATCCGTCTTCGCCTCTTGAGACGTCGGGCTCCGCGGGCATCGCCGCAGCGCTGCTGACCAAAGGCCGGCTTTACAACAAGTACACGCAACGTTCCATCGATGGAATCATCGCCCGGATCCAAGAGGACGGCACGGTAACCGGAGTTTCTGCCGGAACGGCCGTCATGCAAGACGCCGCGGGTTACAAGGGCGTACCCGATAAACGAATCCAAGGCTGGGGCCAAGGGCTTACGCTTGCTTTCCTTTCCGACGTGCTGAACGTACGTAAAAATCCATACTGA
- a CDS encoding response regulator transcription factor: MYKVLLVDDEKIILDGISQMIDWSSIGTELIGTAPNGLEAYERINELMPDVVVSDIRMPGMDGLELVAAVHASHPNVRFVLLSGFGEFDYASRAMQYGVKHYLLKPTNEKKIAEALTEIVEELNLDETRERFVLNMKQGLLKVMPHVKEQVLKEFVTNKTYGSRDWEYYRELFRFEIERPVRLLLFQLEGSVEFEHLFAVKNIAEDLLGNTLLSTTIGDHVLVLVEDTLELSELYRRIHEIRDTFQHYYKMDATIALSEPDRITRARSLYQETLQSLKYRFYLGEGGLITRKDTGARSPGSMGHFDFEEEKLTMPVQSGLREEAEQALSDLMEALKRAKLDINVTKTYVIQQYVSLLRLGDPQLIDRYYRKMSELVELNTLQAIQELLEETVRELAQYHYERNVVKHTSIVRKVIDIVDGQLSNSELSLNLVASEMLYMNADYLGKLFKKETGEKFSNYVVKARIKKATELMAKDPDIKIFEMAELLGFGDNPQYFSQVFKKQMGCTPSEYMKLPDNSGF, encoded by the coding sequence ATGTACAAAGTGTTGCTCGTCGATGACGAGAAAATTATTCTTGACGGGATCTCGCAGATGATCGACTGGTCGTCCATCGGCACGGAGCTAATCGGAACCGCGCCTAATGGGCTGGAGGCCTACGAGCGAATTAATGAGCTGATGCCGGATGTCGTCGTCAGCGATATCCGGATGCCGGGAATGGACGGGCTGGAACTGGTAGCCGCCGTACACGCGTCCCATCCGAACGTCCGTTTCGTGCTCTTATCCGGCTTCGGAGAGTTCGATTACGCGAGCCGCGCGATGCAGTACGGTGTTAAGCATTACTTGCTTAAGCCTACGAACGAAAAGAAAATCGCGGAAGCGTTGACGGAAATCGTGGAGGAACTGAATCTGGACGAAACCCGGGAGCGGTTCGTGCTGAATATGAAGCAGGGGTTATTGAAGGTAATGCCGCACGTCAAGGAGCAGGTACTGAAGGAGTTCGTTACGAACAAAACTTACGGCAGCCGGGATTGGGAGTATTATCGCGAGTTGTTTCGTTTCGAGATCGAACGTCCCGTGCGGCTGTTGCTCTTCCAACTGGAAGGCTCCGTGGAGTTCGAGCACTTGTTTGCGGTGAAGAACATCGCGGAAGACCTGCTTGGAAACACGCTGCTTAGTACGACGATCGGCGACCACGTACTCGTTCTCGTCGAAGATACGCTCGAGCTTTCCGAACTGTACCGACGGATTCACGAGATTCGGGATACGTTCCAGCATTACTATAAGATGGACGCGACGATCGCTCTGAGCGAGCCGGATCGGATAACCCGGGCGAGAAGTTTGTATCAGGAAACGCTCCAAAGCTTGAAATATCGGTTCTATCTGGGAGAAGGCGGACTTATCACGCGGAAGGATACGGGAGCGCGAAGTCCCGGGTCGATGGGGCATTTCGATTTCGAGGAAGAGAAGCTGACGATGCCGGTACAGTCCGGGCTTCGGGAAGAGGCCGAACAGGCGTTATCCGATCTGATGGAAGCGCTCAAGCGAGCGAAGCTGGACATCAACGTGACCAAAACCTATGTCATTCAGCAATACGTGTCGTTGCTACGGTTGGGAGACCCGCAACTGATCGACCGCTATTACCGCAAAATGTCGGAGCTCGTAGAGCTGAATACGCTGCAAGCGATCCAAGAGTTATTAGAAGAAACGGTACGCGAGCTTGCGCAGTACCACTATGAGCGGAACGTGGTCAAGCATACTTCTATCGTCCGCAAGGTCATCGATATCGTCGACGGTCAGTTAAGCAACTCCGAGCTCTCTCTCAACTTAGTGGCTAGCGAGATGCTCTATATGAACGCTGACTACTTAGGTAAACTATTCAAGAAGGAAACCGGAGAGAAGTTTTCCAACTATGTCGTGAAAGCCCGGATCAAGAAGGCGACGGAGCTGATGGCGAAGGACCCGGATATTAAAATATTCGAAATGGCCGAATTGCTCGGCTTTGGAGATAATCCCCAATACTTCAGTCAGGTGTTCAAGAAACAAATGGGATGCACCCCATCCGAATATATGAAGCTTCCGGACAACTCTGGTTTTTGA
- a CDS encoding cache domain-containing sensor histidine kinase, which produces MQNWFNSFRHMKIKNKLSILFALIIAVTFSFTFLVQQYAFSIYDQQLYDKSSQVLNLSSAAIETKLSRIEQMSYDIIADIQLQSQLLAIKNAESEYDQHILRQKLIDRLLTYAGSEPSIYSIQLIDSEGKENGAGNVTEIDAGKSERMKRLTSEAEGDIVWIYPDEKDPALISAREIRSFSNTNFDLQFLGTLVIRVNIAKIAQQYSAAEGDLILFSGGEVIYPKEPLFDVGVVREELQAQKGYFTRKIESHTYFISYTKSTNTGWTYLNITPFNQIFERVIFIKELVVIVFIAIFALVIFLGIRFARSLTRPIDGLITRMKMAEKGNFAGAHLQTADDTPMAMDEMGLLHRTFRLMVERINTLITENYANQLLIKETEFKALQAQINPHFLYNTLESINWIAKVNKQAQISNMVESLGFLLRNSINMKEEILTLGEELEVVRSYVTIQKYRFDERLDFKLDVPDELLSRKLPKLTLQPLLENAIQYALEPTIGTSRIVVRAELSEEGLFIVVEDDGPGMPQDTLIQLRSGEMEAKGKGIGLINIDERIKIAFGEQYGVRIDSAPEQGTRVIIALPRDEED; this is translated from the coding sequence ATGCAGAACTGGTTTAACTCCTTCCGGCATATGAAAATCAAGAACAAGCTATCGATCCTGTTTGCTTTGATTATCGCGGTTACGTTCTCGTTTACGTTTCTCGTGCAACAATATGCCTTTTCGATTTACGATCAACAGCTGTACGACAAATCGTCGCAAGTGCTCAATCTGTCCTCGGCGGCGATCGAGACCAAGCTGAGCCGCATAGAGCAAATGTCGTACGATATCATTGCGGATATTCAATTGCAGAGCCAGCTTCTGGCGATAAAGAATGCGGAATCCGAATACGACCAGCATATTTTGCGGCAAAAACTAATCGATCGTCTCTTGACCTATGCGGGATCGGAGCCGTCCATCTATTCGATTCAGTTGATCGACTCCGAAGGGAAAGAGAATGGCGCGGGGAACGTAACGGAGATCGATGCCGGCAAAAGCGAACGGATGAAGCGTCTAACGAGCGAAGCGGAAGGAGATATCGTGTGGATCTATCCGGACGAGAAGGATCCCGCGCTTATTTCCGCGAGGGAAATTCGTTCGTTCAGCAACACGAATTTCGATCTGCAATTTTTGGGAACGTTAGTTATTCGCGTCAATATCGCTAAGATCGCGCAGCAATACTCGGCCGCAGAGGGCGATTTGATCCTCTTTTCGGGCGGGGAAGTTATTTATCCGAAGGAACCTCTGTTCGACGTTGGCGTCGTTCGCGAAGAGCTTCAAGCGCAGAAGGGCTATTTTACTCGGAAAATCGAGAGCCACACGTATTTTATCTCGTATACGAAGTCCACGAACACGGGATGGACGTATTTGAATATCACTCCCTTTAATCAAATTTTCGAACGGGTTATTTTTATTAAAGAGTTAGTCGTTATCGTATTTATCGCGATATTCGCGCTCGTAATTTTTCTCGGAATTCGGTTTGCCAGAAGCCTGACTCGTCCGATCGACGGTTTGATTACCCGGATGAAAATGGCCGAGAAAGGAAATTTCGCCGGGGCTCACCTGCAAACCGCGGACGATACGCCGATGGCGATGGACGAGATGGGGCTTTTGCATCGTACGTTCAGGCTGATGGTCGAGCGGATTAACACGCTCATCACGGAAAATTACGCCAATCAATTGCTGATCAAGGAAACGGAATTCAAGGCGCTGCAGGCGCAGATCAACCCGCATTTTCTGTACAACACGCTGGAATCGATCAACTGGATCGCGAAGGTAAACAAGCAGGCGCAAATTTCGAACATGGTGGAGTCGCTAGGTTTTCTGCTTCGCAATTCCATTAACATGAAGGAAGAGATTCTGACCCTCGGGGAAGAGCTTGAAGTCGTGAGAAGCTACGTGACGATCCAGAAATACCGATTCGATGAACGCTTGGATTTCAAGTTAGACGTTCCCGACGAATTGCTGTCGCGCAAGCTTCCCAAGTTAACGCTGCAGCCGCTCTTGGAGAACGCGATTCAATACGCGTTGGAGCCGACGATCGGGACAAGCCGCATCGTCGTTCGTGCCGAGTTATCGGAGGAAGGTCTGTTCATCGTCGTCGAGGATGACGGACCGGGAATGCCGCAAGACACGCTTATTCAGCTGCGGAGCGGGGAAATGGAAGCCAAAGGAAAAGGGATCGGGCTCATTAACATCGATGAACGGATCAAAATCGCGTTCGGGGAGCAGTATGGGGTGCGAATAGACAGCGCTCCCGAACAAGGGACCCGGGTGATCATTGCTTTACCGCGGGACGAGGAGGATTAA
- a CDS encoding rhamnogalacturonan acetylesterase: MVAKEWKFDFGIGEAEIGYTKITSASAYDSALGYGFTDISRVTARDRKDPDALKRDLCIPADTSFRVDVPNGNYVVTIVMGDWIVPACTTLKAYPGRLLMHHRRVSAGQFVRETVGVYVRDGRLELAFSGPAPRVNALEISAAPQAINLYLAGDSTVTDQPEEGFPYAGWGQMLPRLLKHDVIVANYAESGRSSKSFIAEGRLDAILRETKANDYLFIQFGHNDQKPDEERYTDPSGSYRSYLRQYVEGARSKGAHPVLITSVHRRFYEANGQLRDTHGPYLEAVRQLASELEVPLIDLAETSRRLFEEMGEEATKSVFMWGATGEFANFPGGIEDNTHFQEQGAMRIAELVVSGIRSTAIWPLAMYLRS, encoded by the coding sequence ATGGTTGCGAAAGAGTGGAAATTCGACTTCGGCATCGGCGAAGCGGAGATCGGATATACGAAAATCACATCCGCGAGTGCCTATGATTCGGCGCTCGGCTACGGTTTTACGGATATTTCGCGGGTGACCGCGCGAGACCGGAAAGATCCGGATGCGTTGAAGCGGGATCTATGCATTCCCGCGGATACGTCATTCCGGGTGGACGTGCCTAACGGTAATTACGTAGTAACGATCGTCATGGGAGATTGGATCGTGCCGGCATGCACGACGTTAAAGGCGTACCCCGGCAGACTGCTTATGCATCATCGGCGCGTATCCGCGGGACAGTTCGTGCGGGAGACGGTTGGGGTGTACGTCCGCGACGGCAGGCTGGAGCTTGCCTTTTCAGGGCCGGCTCCCAGGGTGAACGCTCTGGAGATATCCGCGGCTCCGCAGGCGATCAATTTGTATTTAGCCGGGGATTCGACGGTAACGGATCAACCCGAGGAAGGGTTTCCTTATGCCGGCTGGGGGCAAATGCTGCCTCGGTTACTCAAGCACGACGTTATCGTCGCCAACTACGCGGAGTCCGGTCGCAGCTCGAAGAGCTTTATCGCCGAAGGCAGATTGGACGCGATCTTACGTGAAACGAAAGCGAACGATTATTTGTTCATCCAATTCGGCCATAACGACCAGAAGCCGGATGAGGAGCGCTACACCGATCCTTCAGGCTCTTATCGGAGTTACCTCCGGCAGTATGTCGAGGGCGCCCGTTCGAAAGGCGCTCATCCGGTGTTGATCACCTCGGTTCATCGGCGTTTCTATGAAGCGAATGGGCAACTTAGGGATACGCACGGTCCGTATTTGGAAGCGGTTCGCCAATTGGCGTCCGAGTTGGAGGTTCCGTTGATCGACCTTGCGGAAACGAGCAGGCGGTTGTTCGAAGAAATGGGCGAGGAAGCGACCAAGTCGGTCTTTATGTGGGGGGCTACCGGCGAGTTCGCCAACTTCCCTGGCGGTATCGAAGATAATACGCATTTTCAAGAGCAGGGTGCGATGCGAATCGCTGAGCTTGTCGTTTCCGGGATCCGGTCGACCGCCATCTGGCCATTGGCTATGTATTTGAGATCGTAA
- a CDS encoding carbohydrate ABC transporter permease, translating into MFYPILWLIVSSLKPNDEIFTTAYSLIPSRIEWDNYVTGWAGFAGNSFGTFFKNSFIIVILSTIGAVCSSGLVAYAFARIPFFSKGFWFGCMMLTLMLPRDVTIIPQFIMFSELGWLQSFKPIIVPQFLGIPFFIFLIMQFIRTIPADLDEAAKIDGCSKYGIFFKIILPLIVPALMTSAIFSFYWTWEDFLHPLLYLNKPDLYPVSLALKLFLDGESLNNWGGMFAMSTLSLVPVFVIFFIFQKYIVEGISTSGLKG; encoded by the coding sequence ATGTTCTACCCGATCTTATGGCTGATCGTCAGCTCGCTTAAGCCTAACGACGAAATCTTCACGACGGCGTACAGCTTGATTCCTAGCCGGATCGAATGGGACAACTACGTAACCGGATGGGCCGGTTTCGCCGGCAACTCGTTCGGAACGTTTTTCAAAAACTCGTTTATTATCGTCATCCTTTCGACGATCGGAGCGGTTTGCAGCTCCGGGTTGGTTGCTTACGCGTTCGCGCGCATCCCGTTCTTCAGCAAGGGCTTTTGGTTCGGTTGCATGATGCTGACGTTGATGCTGCCGCGCGACGTGACGATCATCCCGCAATTTATCATGTTCTCCGAGCTTGGCTGGCTGCAGTCGTTCAAACCGATTATCGTGCCGCAGTTTCTGGGAATCCCGTTTTTCATTTTTCTGATCATGCAATTTATCCGGACGATTCCGGCCGATCTCGACGAAGCGGCGAAAATAGACGGCTGCAGTAAATACGGCATTTTCTTCAAAATCATCCTGCCGCTTATCGTGCCGGCGCTTATGACGTCCGCGATCTTCTCCTTTTACTGGACTTGGGAGGATTTCCTCCATCCGCTGCTCTATTTGAACAAACCGGATTTATACCCGGTATCGCTCGCGCTTAAGCTGTTCCTCGACGGGGAGTCGCTTAACAACTGGGGCGGAATGTTCGCGATGTCGACGCTGTCTCTCGTACCGGTATTCGTTATTTTCTTTATTTTCCAGAAGTATATCGTCGAAGGAATCAGCACAAGCGGCTTAAAGGGGTAA
- the corA gene encoding magnesium/cobalt transporter CorA has product MLRIMAVTEDQELLAEVPLHNLMDGNIKWFWVDFDCPTNEEIQLLDSYFHFHPLAIEDCMHLLQRPKVDHYEDTHFFVLHALHPETLKAEEIDFFLGPRGIVTFHLAPSSEVDEAWRRMQDSAIRKGKDHNYVAYLIMDKLVDNYFPTLYTIEDQLNELEDQGENRPDIQALTEQVYDIRADLLRLRRTVIPMRDLLYRVINSDKISGVKEQLAYFTDIYDHLLKLTEMIESNREMTADLRDSYDSLRSNRMNAIMKTLTVITTIFMPLTFIAGVYGMNFVHMPELEWKAGYFVVIGVMITLGAGMYMWFKRKGWFD; this is encoded by the coding sequence TTGCTTCGGATTATGGCGGTTACGGAAGATCAGGAGTTGTTGGCGGAAGTTCCCCTTCATAACCTGATGGACGGCAATATCAAATGGTTTTGGGTCGATTTCGACTGTCCGACGAACGAAGAAATTCAGCTTTTGGACAGCTATTTTCATTTTCACCCGCTCGCGATCGAAGATTGCATGCATTTACTCCAGAGGCCTAAGGTGGACCATTACGAGGATACGCATTTCTTCGTTCTGCATGCCCTTCATCCCGAGACTCTTAAGGCTGAAGAGATCGATTTTTTCCTCGGTCCGAGAGGGATCGTAACATTCCATCTCGCTCCCTCTTCGGAAGTCGACGAGGCTTGGCGGAGAATGCAGGATTCGGCGATTCGCAAGGGCAAAGATCATAATTACGTCGCTTATTTGATCATGGACAAGCTTGTCGATAATTATTTTCCGACCTTATATACGATTGAGGATCAGTTGAACGAGCTAGAAGATCAGGGTGAAAATAGACCGGATATTCAGGCGTTGACGGAGCAAGTATACGACATCCGGGCGGATCTGCTCAGATTGAGGCGCACCGTCATTCCGATGAGGGATTTGCTTTATCGGGTCATTAACTCGGATAAGATCTCCGGCGTTAAAGAACAGCTCGCTTATTTCACGGACATCTACGACCATCTGTTGAAACTGACGGAGATGATCGAGTCTAACCGAGAGATGACGGCGGATCTCAGAGACAGCTACGATTCGTTGCGCTCGAACCGGATGAACGCGATTATGAAGACTTTAACGGTAATTACGACGATCTTCATGCCGTTAACCTTTATCGCGGGCGTATACGGAATGAACTTCGTCCATATGCCTGAGCTTGAGTGGAAAGCAGGTTACTTTGTCGTTATCGGCGTGATGATCACGTTAGGCGCGGGGATGTATATGTGGTTTAAGCGCAAGGGTTGGTTTGACTGA